The genome window GTCTCGCTCGACGCCGGCGCCGCAGAGGCGGCCGCCGAGGTCGGCAGCGACGGGAAGATACACGTCACCGTACGCAAGTCCACGTCGTCGAGGAGGTCAGCAATGATGACCCCCCGACCGTCCAACCTCACCGGCGCAGAGATCTACTCGCTCAGCTCCTCCAGGAACCCCACCCCGAGGGGTTCCAATTTCAACCACGCCGAGTTCTTCGCCATGGTCGGCGGGGGCGCACCGGCCCCGGCATTCCGCCCCTCGAGCTTCGGCGCCGCCGATATCTACTCCCTCCAATCCTCTCGAGGCGCCACCCCGCGCCCCTCCAACTTCGACGACGACCAACATCACCGCTACCTCCACCACCACCCGCCGGAGATCTCCACCGCTGAAAAGAAGCCCTACCCACAACTCAACTACCATCGACACCACCACAATCGACCCGGTGCTGCAACGGCGACGGCGGACGCGAAGGAGCTGCACATGTTCGTGTGGAGCTCAAGCGCGTCGCCGGTGTCGGAGGTGAGCGGGATTCACGCCTTCGGCGGCCAGGATCTCGCATCATTGGAGCCCGGTGGCCGCGCCGATCACGGGGCCAAGGAGATACGGATGCTCGTGCCCACCGAACTCGCCCGCAATGGCCCCACCACTAAAGGTGCAGTACCAATACTTTATTCTTCCTATTACTCCCTTTACCGTAATATTTATACGTGGGTGGGGTACACCAGCAGGTGACGCGTGCCGGGCGGAGGAGTTCAGCTTCGGGGGCGGAACGAGGGAATCGGAGCAGCAGACAGGCGTGAGGGCAACGCGGGTGCTGCAGAAGCTGGGGTCCAGCTCGACGGCGGAGCTGGACCCGAAGGGCGGAGGGATGCCCGACGGGAAGAGGGCGGGCGGCGCGGCCCACCACCAGATGCCTCCGGCCAGCGTCATGACCCGTCTCATCCTCATCATGGTGTGGCGCAAGCTGATCCGCAACCCCAACACCTACTCCAGCCTCATCGGCCTCGTCTGGTCCCTCGTCGCCTTCCGGTCCCAatgaccaccaccaccatctaACATCTGATCATTCAGCTAGTAACAATGTCATTGACCTCAATTTCAATGGCGTGCAGGTGGCACGTGACCATGCCGAAGATAGTAGAGCAGTCCATCTCAATCCTCTCCGACGCCGGCCTCGGAATGGCCATGTTTAGCTTAGGTAAGCTGCTTGCGCTGTAATCCGAGAGATGACATGTAGCACACGATTTGATGCTGTGGGATTGGCAGGGCTGTTCATGGCGCTGCAGCCGCGAGTAATCGCGTGCGGGAACAAGGTGGCGACGTTCGCGATGGCCGTCCGGTTCCTGGCCGGGCCGGCGGTGATGGCTGCGGCGTCCGTAGCCGTCGGGCTACGCGGGACGCTCCTCCACGTGGCGATCGTTCAGGTCATGCGCTGGTGTCCCGTTTCGGTTCCTACCGTCTGATTTGACGGGGGATGGGAATGGCGGTGTCCGTCATTTCGCGGCTGCCGTCTGATCTCTGACGCTGCACGTGTCAGATCATCATCGATATTAATATTGGACCACAATAGCTGTTAGGGAGACTCACATGCGATGTTTTTGTTGTATCAGGCGGCGCTTCCGCAAGGCATTGTGCCCTTCGTGTTCGCCAAGGAGTACGGCGTCCACCCCGCCATCCTTAGCACAGCGTAAGCAGCAAACAagcactaaagaagaagaaaaatcacTTTGAAGTGTGACATGAACATATTATTTTCGGAACTTGCAGGGTTATATTTGGGATGCTGATTGCGCTTCCCATCACTCTGGTTTACTACATCCTCCTCGGTCTATGATATGCTGCTTCTCTCCGCGACTCACATATCGGGGATGATGCGCGCAAGGCCCTGCCTGCCCATGGCGGATTCAGGTGGCATCGACACATCGCAGCTTATCAAATGATGGGAAGCCATTGTTGGAGGAGGCGCCACCTGAGAGTATTCGTAGGTAGATTGGTCGATTGCTGTATTCCACATGAAGGAAACGGTGCAAGGCTTCAAAGCACATGTATTGGAGCCCCCTTTTTCTTAAGGAAGACAAAAGAAATGTGAAATGTTCTCCCCTTTTTTGCTTTTCGCTCTATAGCTCTGCTTCTGTGCTATCACTACCGACTTCGTCTGCTTCCAGATGCGAAGAGGGTCTGTTTGGCGGGTAACTCGAAATCATCTTTTACGCAGAACATATACCCCCTGCTGCAAAAGCAGTAATCACAATATCCATTGCTGGAAGCTACATGGGGCCATTATAAATTTCAAGCTTTGGGAGCTTCTGCAATCTCACCTTGGAAGCGTCTGTTGGCCCAGCGGATCATGACGCGTCCCGTCCTAGCGTGGAATGGGGTGGCACTACATCAGCGATGAAGGCATATCGTGTGCCTAAAAGCACAGCCATGGGCATGGTGTGTCAGCTTCTTGCAGGAACAGGGCCCTGTGCAATGGATGCACTACTACGCCGTCTGTGGAGACTACTCGTACTCCCATTCCTATGTAGTCCAATCAAAACTGAACAGTGTGTGGAGAAAGGGACGGTGAAGACGGGGAACGCTTGTGATCGTGGGCGGTATGGGACTGTCCTCTTGTGGTCTCTGCAGGCGAGTAGATTAGCAGTTAAATGATATGCAAAGTAGAGGTTGCCGTGGATCGTGCTCTATCTACTACACCCTTGCAAGTCCTTGCCCGTTGTGCAAAGATGAAGGTTTCGAGATGTGTCGtcagataataaaataatatagagGTAAACggtactatatatgtatatatatatatatatattaccacAATACTTGAAATATCCATCTATCAGGATAATTAGAATAGTATCGGTTCGTTCGATCGATATGTAAATCAGTTACATCTTTAGTGTAGAAGATTTATATTTTTAGTTATCATATTTTCGGCAcatctatcaaaattttataaacctattaattttttttaaggtaaatgaatcttatatatatatataaacgaaaaCACCTAAATAAGGAGACTTCTATATTAgtttcttttttaataaatttataatgatTTTGAATAAGCCTATTAAAACATGCTGTATTTAAATAATTGGACGTGTTCATCATTTAATTTGATTCATATTGGCCAGTAGATATAGCTCTAGTTATCTTGTCAGGGTCCATTTTAAGAATTATAGTAAATGAGGGCAACTTCTGAAAAATATAAAAGTTGGAACGGGACACATCCggacaaaagcaaaaaaaatatttttttttttcaagagttTACTCTATGTATATAATGTTCTATCTAGTCTgacaaaataattaatatattaattttattaattttcaattactaatttaaaataattaaatttaaattagtaaTAGTAGACTCATCTattcattcatttttttttaatttctgatataaaattaaattgaaAGTGTtagaatttttattaataaatatttttattattttatttaaattattagaatttaaaattttctcattTTTTGTTACTCCATCTATATCCTAGACATTGACGCCCGGATGGCCGGTCTCCGCTGCCTTCTCAACAGCCATCGCACCCCATGCACGGTCATCAACGCGGTGTTGAGTCCTGGA of Musa acuminata AAA Group cultivar baxijiao chromosome BXJ1-7, Cavendish_Baxijiao_AAA, whole genome shotgun sequence contains these proteins:
- the LOC135679015 gene encoding auxin efflux carrier component 3a-like isoform X1, producing the protein MISWHDLYTVLAAVVPLYVAMILAYGSVRWWGIFTPDQCSGINRFVAIFAVPLLSFHFISTNDPFTMNLRFIAADTLQKLLVLAALAAWSNLLPHGHPLPGGAAPLDWSITVFSLSTLPNTLVMGIPLLIAMYGPYSGSLMVQIVVLQCIIWYTLLLFLFEFRAARLLIADQFPDTAASIVSCRIDPDVVSLDAGAAEAAAEVGSDGKIHVTVRKSTSSRRSAMMTPRPSNLTGAEIYSLSSSRNPTPRGSNFNHAEFFAMVGGGAPAPAFRPSSFGAADIYSLQSSRGATPRPSNFDDDQHHRYLHHHPPEISTAEKKPYPQLNYHRHHHNRPGAATATADAKELHMFVWSSSASPVSEVSGIHAFGGQDLASLEPGGRADHGAKEIRMLVPTELARNGPTTKAGDACRAEEFSFGGGTRESEQQTGVRATRVLQKLGSSSTAELDPKGGGMPDGKRAGGAAHHQMPPASVMTRLILIMVWRKLIRNPNTYSSLIGLVWSLVAFRWHVTMPKIVEQSISILSDAGLGMAMFSLGLFMALQPRVIACGNKVATFAMAVRFLAGPAVMAAASVAVGLRGTLLHVAIVQAALPQGIVPFVFAKEYGVHPAILSTAVIFGMLIALPITLVYYILLGL
- the LOC135679015 gene encoding auxin efflux carrier component 3a-like isoform X3, with protein sequence MISWHDLYTVLAAVVPLYVAMILAYGSVRWWGIFTPDQCSGINRFVAIFAVPLLSFHFISTNDPFTMNLRFIAADTLQKLLVLAALAAWSNLLPHGHPLPGGAAPLDWSITVFSLSTLPNTLVMGIPLLIAMYGPYSGSLMVQIVVLQCIIWYTLLLFLFEFRAARLLIADQFPDTAASIVSCRIDPDVVSLDAGAAEAAAEVGSDGKIHVTVRKSTSSRRSAMMTPRPSNLTGAEIYSLSSSRNPTPRGSNFNHAEFFAMVGGGAPAPAFRPSSFGAADIYSLQSSRGATPRPSNFDDDQHHRYLHHHPPEISTAEKKPYPQLNYHRHHHNRPGAATATADAKELHMFVWSSSASPVSEVSGIHAFGGQDLASLEPGGRADHGAKEIRMLVPTELARNGPTTKAGDACRAEEFSFGGGTRESEQQTGVRATRVLQKLGSSSTAELDPKGGGMPDGKRAGGAAHHQMPPASVMTRLILIMVWRKLIRNPNTYSSLIGLVWSLVAFRSQ
- the LOC135679015 gene encoding auxin efflux carrier component 3a-like isoform X2, whose amino-acid sequence is MISWHDLYTVLAAVVPLYVAMILAYGSVRWWGIFTPDQCSGINRFVAIFAVPLLSFHFISTNDPFTMNLRFIAADTLQKLLVLAALAAWSNLLPHGHPLPGGAAPLDWSITVFSLSTLPNTLVMGIPLLIAMYGPYSGSLMVQIVVLQCIIWYTLLLFLFEFRAARLLIADQFPDTAASIVSCRIDPDVVSLDAGAAEAAAEVGSDGKIHVTVRKSTSSRRSAMMTPRPSNLTGAEIYSLSSSRNPTPRGSNFNHAEFFAMVGGGAPAPAFRPSSFGAADIYSLQSSRGATPRPSNFDDDQHHRYLHHHPPEISTAEKKPYPQLNYHRHHHNRPGAATATADAKELHMFVWSSSASPVSEVSGIHAFGGQDLASLEPGGRADHGAKEIRMLVPTELARNGPTTKGDACRAEEFSFGGGTRESEQQTGVRATRVLQKLGSSSTAELDPKGGGMPDGKRAGGAAHHQMPPASVMTRLILIMVWRKLIRNPNTYSSLIGLVWSLVAFRWHVTMPKIVEQSISILSDAGLGMAMFSLGLFMALQPRVIACGNKVATFAMAVRFLAGPAVMAAASVAVGLRGTLLHVAIVQAALPQGIVPFVFAKEYGVHPAILSTAVIFGMLIALPITLVYYILLGL